Sequence from the Paenibacillus tundrae genome:
GGATCGGCATCTCGGAAGATCAATTTGAGTCTATATTTGAAGCCTTTCAACAAGCGGATGGCTCCATTAGTCGTAAATTTGGCGGTACGGGATTGGGTCTGTCCATCAGCCGAGATTTGGCACGTTTGTTGGACGGAAACATCCAGTTGGAGAGTGTGGAAGGCAAGGGAAGCACCTTCCGCTTATACCTTCCGTTGAATCGTGAAAAAATGGGTTGACAATGCTTGGACTGTGAGTAGAATTTGGGGTGACAACTAGCATTGGCCGGCGTTAAAAGCCTGGTCTAAGGAGTGTATCCCCATACAGAAGATGGTCAAAGTAAACCCTCCCTCGTTTGCAAGCAAACTACGGCGTAAGGGTTCGAAACAACGTACCAATTTAGCAATTGCAACGTGGGAGGGTGTACCGGCAATTATTTTACAGACTTTGCTGGGTGGCCCATTTTTAACGGGATTTCTGCTGTACCTTGGAGCCGGGTCAAGACAAATTGGTTTTGTGCTCGCAATTACGACGTTCGTAAACATTGCACAGATTGGTGCAGCCTATTGGATGCAGCGCATTCGCAGTCGAAAGCGTATGCTCCTGTTGTTCGTTGGGGCGCACCGTATCCTGTGGAGCGCAACAGGGCTTATCCCATTTCTTTTCCCGCAGGAATGGTGGGTATCCATTTTTATCGGGATGTATACTGTAGCGTTTATTGCCAATACAATCGGCGGTATGATCTGGACATCGCTCATTGGAGACATTGTGCCTGCCAAGGTCAGAGGTCGTTATTTCGGAATACGAAACACGATTCTGAACGCTCTTGGAAGCGTATGCTTATTCGTTGGAGGTATGGTTCTGGATCGTTTTCCAGGCGGGACGGGTTTCCTCATTTTGTTCATTCCCGTATGGATCTGTGCGATTGCGAATACCGTCATTTATTTCTTTTATCCGGATATGCCCTTTGAGCGTTCCACGGAAAAAGGTTTTTGGCGTATGTTCAAAAAGCCATTTCAAGATCAGTCGTTTCTAAAGGCAACGTTGTTCTTGGCGGCTTGGTTGCTCATTCAAACGCTAATTGTTCCGCTATATTCTTATGTCATGCTTGATTTGCTTAGCGTAAACTATCAGACCGTGTCCATCATTACCGTAGTACAGACCTTGGTTATGATGATGGGGTTCTACCTCTGGGGTAATCTCAATGCTAGATTCAGCAACAAAACGTTGTTGTTCTGGACGTTGCCGATCATCGCACTCTCCTGTTTATCCTGGGGATTGATGTCGTTTATGCCAGTTTTGGTAGCGCTATTTTGTTCTCATATCTTTCTGGGTATTGGCGTGGGGGGCTTCAACCAGCTTGCCTTTAACTTCACCATTGGAGATACACCCAAAAGCGAACGTCCGATGTTTGTGGCGGTATATTCGGCATTAACCGGGGTAACTTCCTTTCTGGGGCCATTAATTGGGGGCTCGCTATATGAGAAAATGGTGAAGTGGCCTGAAACGATGACATGGTTCTCGACCTATGGCTTTCAGATGGGTGTTGGTGCAGCGATGTTAATTTTAACGTTTACCCTGGGTCGTCGGGTTTTATTGCGATAAGAGTGATCGGAAGATTGTTCTGTTATTAGAGTCGCCTGTGTAAGATTCTTTAGTTCTTTTTAATATACAGAAGGGGAGGGATGATTATGGAGCATATCGAAAAGAAGGCCGTAGTGATCGGTGCTACCGGTCTTGTCGGCGGCCTATTAGTAGATCGTTTGCTTAAGCATTCATCCTACCGCGAGGTTCATGTATTTGTCAGGCGTCCATTGACGCTAGAGCATCCCAAGCTGAAGCAACACATCGTGGATTGGGATCAGCTTCATGAGGCTGCTGATTGGTTCACAGGTGTTTCGGATCTGTATTGTTGCCTTGGAACAACGATCAAGAAAGCCGGAAGTCAGGAAAATTTCCGCAAAGTGGATTATGACTATGTTGTGGAAGCAGGAAAACTTGCGAAGCAGCACGGTGTTACTCAGATGCTGGTGATCTCGTCAATGGGTGCGAATGCGGATTCGCGCGTGTTCTACAGCCGAACCAAAGGGGAGATGGAGGATGCCTTAACCGCCCTTGGCTTCAATTCATTGCAAATCTTCCGCCCCTCTCTTATTCTAGGAGATCGGAATGAGACTAGAATTGGCGAACAGTTGGGTGCTTACGCGATGAAGCTGCTGGATCGGTGGATGACAGGTAAGGCTGCTAAATATCGGGCGATCCCTGCGGCAACCATTGCTCAGGCGATGATCAATATTGCGCTTGTGGGTACAAGAGGTCATCACGTTTATTCCAACGAAGTTATTCATGTGCTTGGAACGGAAGCTTCCGTGGTATAATAGGCATCAAAATGAGTTCATCAACTTGCTGCCCTATGGTGGTATGAGAACGAACATAAAGGAGAGTTAATCCATGAAAAAACCAATTTCTACGGATCAGGCGCCAGGCGCTATTGGTCCATACAGCCAAGCTGTCGATGCAGGTGACTTTATCTACACGTCCGGTCAACTGGGGCTGAACCCGCAAACGGGAGAATTCGGCGCAGATGTACAAGAGCAGACTCGTCTTTCCTTGAGCAATGTGAAGGCGATCCTCGAAGCGGCTGGTACCACAATGGACAACGTTGTGAAAACAACCGTATTCCTGAAAGACATGAACGATTTCGTTCCTGTGAACGAAGTGTATAGCACATTCTTCACACAGCCATACCCAGCACGTAGTGCAGTTGAGGTTGCTCGTCTGCCGAAGGATGCACTTGTTGAAATTGAAGTTATTGCCCGCAAATAGGACAAGCTCAATCATACAACAATATCAATATAGAAATACATAAAAAGCCGATTCTCTGGTCTTGATCAACCAGGGAGTCGGCTTTTTGAGGATTACAATGTACTGTACAATGATATGCTTAAAGGAACCAGGCTTGCGTAATGATGATTGGAATAGCTCATCTTCGTGGTAAGTATATATGTTAATCCCGATCCTGATTACGGGCGAAGAACAGCCATACCGCGTAAAGGGCAATCACGATCGCCAAGGTGATCGCTGTATAATAGACGGAAGTGACGTCTTTTTGCTTCAATGCAATGGCAATGTATGCCCACGTGAAGACGAGTGGATATACGCTATCGCGATAAGGGAAGCTCACGAGGACTGCGAGAACAAGACCTACAATAAGCATAATAATCGTCCAAGTTGGTTCGCTGATGCCGAAGCCGTCCCAACCGATTTTGTATAATAACACCGCAACGTTGATAATGGTGGCTACACTCACCCATCCAAGATAGATGCTAAATGGCAGCTTTACAAGCCACATCTCCGCAGTTGTCGGTAGAGTGATGGCACGTGTTTTGAGATATAACACAATCAGAGATAGTAAGAGCAATACGATAATTAGTAGAGCGAGACCTGTCTGTAGGTTCTGAAAAGCGAAGATCCACGCCACGTTAAAGGCACAGCTGGCTAGAAACCAATATCCGAGCCGAGTGATCGAATCTCGTTTCCAAGATGCCGGGACAAACTGGTAGATGACGAAGCCGGCGAGCAAGAGGTAGATTAGTCCCCAGATGGCGAACGCGTAACCCGCAGGGGTTAGTAGGACAGGGTACATATCGGACACTTCTTTGTTGGTTCTACCGCCAATAGGCAGCGCATTCGAGAGGTAGTTCACAATGATAACAGCGATAAAACCAATAGCGTTTAACCACTTGTACGGATTATTACGTGACATGGTATTTCCTCCTTGGTTTAACAGAAATGAATGAACCACGGGTCAGTCTACAATGAATATACCCAGTTCTCCCCCATTTTAATAAGGAGCACGCAAAAAAATATCCAAGACTTCATGTGATTCTAGAAAAAGTCACGCATGGAGACACATTTAGTCCCAGTCTGTCCCAATGTACGCAAGTTGAATCCATAATATGTCCGATATAATGGACTTCTTGTACATTTATCTATAAAACATTAAATACGCTTTGCTAATCAATAGAGCTGATCGGGGGAAGAAGATTGTTTACAAGAGAGATGATGGAGAAGCAACAGACTTGGTTTTATGTAGCTGCTCTGCTTGTCGGGGCAGGCATTGGGCTGGGCATGCCCGATTGGGGGTCGGCTCTGGTGTATACCGTTTCACCTGTGCTCGCTTGTTTGTTATACAGCATGTTTGCGCAGATTCCTTTTCTGCAGCTTAGAGAATCGATATCGAATCTTCGGTTTATAGGCGCATTACTGGTTGCTAACTTTGTTGCCGTTCCTGTGCTTGTATGGGTACTTATCCTCGTATTCCCGCAGACGTCTGCTGTCTCGTTAGGAGTCTATCTAGTATTGCTAACTCCATGTATTGACTACGTTATTGTATTCACTCAGCTTGGGAGGGGAAATGAGAAACTCATGCTTGCTTCCACCCCCATGCTGTTCGTGGTGCAGATGATGATGTTACCCGTGTATCTATGGTTGTTCATGGGTGCAGAAGCAGCGCAGATTATGCAGCTTGGGCCTTTTGCCGAGGCGTTTCTGTTCCTGATTGTCATTCCGCTGTTGCTGGCGATCTGTACTCAGTTCGTATCTAAAGGCAGACCTATGGGCGAAGCCGTATTAAATGCCACGGCTTGGCTACCCGTCCCATTGATGGCTCTTGCGCTGATTGTCGTGGTTACCTCTCAGATCGGGCAGGTGTATGAGGAGTGGGCTATTATTGTTAACGTTCTTCCTGTATACATCGCCTTTATGATCGTAATGCCAGTATTGTCCCGTATCATTGCACGTATGTTCCGACTTGATGCGGGTGCAGGCAGGGCACTGATCTTCAGCGCCTCTACACGCAATTCCCTCGTTGTTCTTCCTCTGGCACTCGCGCTGCCAGCAGAATGGGCTGCCATAACGGCTGCTGTAATCGTTACGCAGACGATTGTTGAGCTGGCGGGAGAATTGATCTATATTCGTGTGGTGCCTGCCGTGATAATAAAGGATTGAGTCGTTATTGATCTAGAGATTTTCGATAATCCCCAGGTGTCAGTCCTTCCATTTTCTTAAATACTTTGCTGAAATATTTCTCGTCCTGGAACCCGACCATCTCTGAGATTTTGGCAATGCGCAGGGAAGGGTTTTGGAGCAGTAATTTGGCATTATTAATCCGCAGCTTCCCGAGATATTCCGACCAGTTCAGACCGAACTGCTGTTTGAATTTGCGAGAGATATATTCGCGGCTGAGATAGAAACGGGCAGAGATCTGTTGCAGGGACAAGTCCTCCTGATAATGAGCATCCATATAACGTGCAATCTCTTTCATCGGGTCATGGCTCGTATGGTGCTGTGCTGCTAGAGCCTTTCCAGCAGCGATGAGTCGCTGTTCCAACAAAGAGCGAAGGAGTGGAAGAGACAACATGCCTTCACGATCAAACGGCAGCTCAGCAAAAGGTAAGAATTGTTCATCCAGCTTATCCTGCTCATCTTCCTCTGTGGAAGACATACCTGCTGTATCGTCAAGCCAACGTCCCAGCATCCAGTCCATCTCTTGAATCCACTGGAGCACCTGCTCCGGTGTAACTGTATCAAGCCGGGTAAGTGGATCGATCCACTCGCCTACAGCCGTAGATACATTAGCGTCACGACCACTGATCGCTGCTAATCGCAAGGGTTCTTCCATTGTGGATAACCGAAGACCTTTAGTTGCTGTGGACGAGTCCAATGAAGCATGGAATTTATGGTTAGTCTGTAACGCATTTCGCCGCCACAGCCGCTGGCTCGCTTCCTGATATGCGTTGGGAATGCCAGATGGAAATACATCAGAAGAAGCAATACCATAGTGAAGACGACGCTGAATTGTCTGTTCCAGTCCGGTGTTCACACGTTCCAGAACGGCCTGCAAAGAGGCTGGCGAACCCCAATGTAGCATAACAACCTGGTCTGGCTGATCGAGCTGGCGGAACACAACTCCTTCGTTAGGAGTACTTAACATCTCTGCACAGATATTGAGCACGGAGAAAACGAGCAGATCAGGTTGGCTGCGATATTTCGCCTGACAACCAGCATCGAGTTGAGACAGACTCGTGACGGCAATGTTGCATGTACTCACGAGCTGGGAGAGGTTCAGCTCATTACGAATTCTCTCCATTTGAGTAGTGCTATTGCCACGCCCAACGACTAATTCAGTAAGCAAGCGGTCATGATAATGCGGGCGCATCGTATTCATGACCATAGATTGTTGCATCGTCTGCACGCGAAGAGTCTCATCTTCCTGCCAAGCCTTAATCGCTTTTAACAAGGAAGCATTGAGTTCCTCCGTTTCGACAGGTTTCAATAGATAGTCCATCCCGCCATAACGAATGGCGTGCCTAACGAGCTGGAAATCATCATAACCACTGATAACTAACACCTTGCTGTGTGGGGTATGGACAGAGATCCACTCCAGTAATTCCATGCCGTCCTTGCCCGGCATACGCATATCGCTCAATATAATTTGCGGCTCGTGTTCAGTGATGAGTTCAATCGCTTCATGGCCATCGGCTGCTTCCAATAACGTGTCTACTCCGACAACATCCCACTGCGCCAGTAGTTTAATTGCGTCGCGGACGTGTTTTTCATCATCGACAATTAGTACTTTCATGCTGCTCACTCTCCCGCGTAAATTTTAACGATGATCTGCACGCCATGTGGCTCCTTATTGTTGATATCTATGATTGCCGGATGTTCTGTAGAGGAGTTGAGCCGCAGTCTTTGACCGACGTTACGCAGCCCAATGGACTCGTTCTCGTCTGTCTCTTTTCCCACGATCTCCGATGTACTTAATTCCTCGCGGAACCATTCCCGGATCTCGATAAGTTTTTCCTCTGGAATGGACGGGCCGTTGTTCTCCAGATGAATTTTTACCCAATGATCGGTTGTCAGGTGACTATGGATGCTGATATATCCCTTGCCAGGCTGAACATCAGCTCCATGTTTGAAATAATTCTCAATCAGCGGCTGAAGTGTCATGCGCGGCATCTCCACAGACAGTGTATCCTCGGCAAAATTCAAATTCACCTCTAAGCGTTCACCAAAACGCTCCTGCTGCAGCTCCAGATATAATCGGGCATGCTCGGCTTCTTCCCGCAAAGTTACACAAGTCTGATCTCGCATACTATAGCGCAACATTTTGGATAAGGAAGAGAGCAGTGCATAAGCTCGTTGTCCTTGTTGTTGAAGGGCAAGTGTACCGATAGATTGGAGCGTATTGTATAGGAAATGTGGATGAATCTGAGCTTGTAAGGCTCTAAGCTGATTGGTTTTGTTGGCGAGTTCAAGTCGATACTCCCTCAAGATCAAGTTGTTCACAGTATCCATCATATCTCGGAAATGACGGGCAAGAACGCCGATCTCATCCCGACTAGTTAAGCGGATATCCACATGTAGCCTGCCTGCCTGAATCTGATTCATATAACGCATCAATTGTTTGAGCGGACCTGTAATTCGAATGGAGACAAACAGTGTAGCCACAATGACCATGACTAGTGCAGCGATTGCGATTAGAGCATTGTTCCACGTTAGTGTGTTCGCTCGTGCATATAACGTTTCATTAGGGATCTGTTTAATAATGGTCCAGTCTGCAAATGAACTGCCTATTTGTTGATAGACATACATGGAATGCTCTTGCTCGAAATGACCTGTACTTGTCTGAAAATGTACTTTCCCCGCACGAATATCATGTAATTCGGCGGCGACCTGCTTGTTCAATACAAGGCTATCACTAACCTGTGAATTTCCTTGATAGATGATCTGATTATGACGATCCACGATATAAATCTGTTCCTTCGCTGGGTCATATAGTCGGCTGCTGATCGTCGCAATGCTGTCCATATTAAGATCAATCGACAGTACACCCAGACGTTCGGTTGAAGGGATGTCCATGATAACGCGATGTAGCGTAATCACTGTTCTAGAAGGATCATCCGCAGAGGCTGCCTTGAATCCATACGTGTGGCTGGCGTGAGCTGATTCGATCCATATATCCTGACGGTTTCCATTCGTCTGTCCGTGAAGCGAATCGGAATAAGCCTGTTTACGTTCTTCCCGTTTCGGGAAAGGGTTCGTGATGAGTGTAGACTGATTTGCTGCAAATGAATGCAAGTAGAGCTGGAATACATCCGGAACAGCCGAACGGATCGTCTGTAGCGTGGTGTACACCTCTGCCACTGCGCGATAATCCCCAGGGATTTTGGCTAAATTGCGTAGAAAATGGGGATCGTTATACACCGCGAGCGAAGCCCTTGCTACATTATCGATGTAGTTATTCAGGTTGGTCGATGCCTGATAGATCAGGCGTTTGTTCTCGGCAACGGCCTGTTCCCGCAAGGCTGTCTTGGTCTGAATAAACGTCATACTCATGGACGCGAGCAGAGGTAGAGTTGTAGCAATCAGCATAAATGCGATCAGCTTGGTACGGATACTATAATATTTTGTCATCGTTGCACCCCTTCTGGTTGCAGGTTAGGAAAGGACAATATTTTCCCCCCAACTGTTCACAAGCATCGGTGTTTCCTTGAGCTTCATTGGGGTTTAATAGACGAAGAGACCAATTTCATCCAATAGAAGGGGAGAACGATATGAAGCATCGGCATTCATCCCAGCTGTTACAGCAGCTTGTGTTCGTGGGTCCCTCCATCGTCTTTTTTATTCTCATCATCGTAGTTCCTTTCCTGCTGGGAATGTACTATTCCTTTACAGACTGGAACGGGGTATCCGCTAGCATTAATTGGGTTGGGTTTGACAATTTCGTGCATATCTTTACGAATGATCCGAAGTTCCAAACTGCGTTCTGGTTCACCGTGCGCTTTACGGTGGTCGGTGTCATTCTGACCAATGTGATTGGTTTTTTCCTTGCGTACTTCCTGACCAAACCACTCAAGACGAGAAACATCCTACGTACCATTTTCTTCATGCCTAACGTGATTGGTGGATTGTTACTCGGCTTTATCTGGCAATTCATATTTGTGAAAGGGTTTTCAGCAGTTGGCGACGTGACTGGATGGTCCTTCTTCAACCTTCCCTGGCTGGGAGATGAACCGACCGCCTTCTGGGGTATTGTCATTGTATTTGTCTGGCAGACTGCAGGATATCTAATGGTCATCTATATCTCATCCCTGACCAATGTATCCCCCGACCTGCTGGAAGCGGCTGAGATTGATGGGGCTAGCCGGTGGCAGGTACTGCGCAGCATTATTTTACCGCTCGTGATGCCTGGTGTCACGATCTGTCTGTTCCTTGCCATTTCGTGGTCATTCAAAATGTTCGATCTGAATCTGTCCTTAACCAAAGGTGGACCGTTCGGTTCAACCGAGTCCGTAGCCTTGAATATTTACAATGAGGCCTTTGTGAACAATCGGTACGGAATCGGGACAGCAAAAGCACTTATATTCTTCGTAATCGTTGCCATCATCACGATGATTCAGGTACGTCTGACGAAGAGCAAGGAGGTCGAGGCTTAAATGGAAACGAAGAGTAACTACCGGTTAAGTACCATTGCTACTGAGATTATTATGGTGTTGCTTGGCATTCTGTTTCTGGTTCCGTTCTACTTCTTGTTCGTCAATTCAGTCAAGACATTCGGTGACCTGCTTACCAACTCAGCGGCATGGCCGGAGGTATTCCAGTGGAGTAACTATGCTAACGCATGGGAGAAAATAAATTTCCCTTCTGCGCTGATGAACTCGCTTATTGTGA
This genomic interval carries:
- a CDS encoding MFS transporter, translated to MVKVNPPSFASKLRRKGSKQRTNLAIATWEGVPAIILQTLLGGPFLTGFLLYLGAGSRQIGFVLAITTFVNIAQIGAAYWMQRIRSRKRMLLLFVGAHRILWSATGLIPFLFPQEWWVSIFIGMYTVAFIANTIGGMIWTSLIGDIVPAKVRGRYFGIRNTILNALGSVCLFVGGMVLDRFPGGTGFLILFIPVWICAIANTVIYFFYPDMPFERSTEKGFWRMFKKPFQDQSFLKATLFLAAWLLIQTLIVPLYSYVMLDLLSVNYQTVSIITVVQTLVMMMGFYLWGNLNARFSNKTLLFWTLPIIALSCLSWGLMSFMPVLVALFCSHIFLGIGVGGFNQLAFNFTIGDTPKSERPMFVAVYSALTGVTSFLGPLIGGSLYEKMVKWPETMTWFSTYGFQMGVGAAMLILTFTLGRRVLLR
- a CDS encoding tryptophan-rich sensory protein, whose translation is MSRNNPYKWLNAIGFIAVIIVNYLSNALPIGGRTNKEVSDMYPVLLTPAGYAFAIWGLIYLLLAGFVIYQFVPASWKRDSITRLGYWFLASCAFNVAWIFAFQNLQTGLALLIIVLLLLSLIVLYLKTRAITLPTTAEMWLVKLPFSIYLGWVSVATIINVAVLLYKIGWDGFGISEPTWTIIMLIVGLVLAVLVSFPYRDSVYPLVFTWAYIAIALKQKDVTSVYYTAITLAIVIALYAVWLFFARNQDRD
- a CDS encoding response regulator transcription factor codes for the protein MKVLIVDDEKHVRDAIKLLAQWDVVGVDTLLEAADGHEAIELITEHEPQIILSDMRMPGKDGMELLEWISVHTPHSKVLVISGYDDFQLVRHAIRYGGMDYLLKPVETEELNASLLKAIKAWQEDETLRVQTMQQSMVMNTMRPHYHDRLLTELVVGRGNSTTQMERIRNELNLSQLVSTCNIAVTSLSQLDAGCQAKYRSQPDLLVFSVLNICAEMLSTPNEGVVFRQLDQPDQVVMLHWGSPASLQAVLERVNTGLEQTIQRRLHYGIASSDVFPSGIPNAYQEASQRLWRRNALQTNHKFHASLDSSTATKGLRLSTMEEPLRLAAISGRDANVSTAVGEWIDPLTRLDTVTPEQVLQWIQEMDWMLGRWLDDTAGMSSTEEDEQDKLDEQFLPFAELPFDREGMLSLPLLRSLLEQRLIAAGKALAAQHHTSHDPMKEIARYMDAHYQEDLSLQQISARFYLSREYISRKFKQQFGLNWSEYLGKLRINNAKLLLQNPSLRIAKISEMVGFQDEKYFSKVFKKMEGLTPGDYRKSLDQ
- a CDS encoding carbohydrate ABC transporter permease, encoding MKHRHSSQLLQQLVFVGPSIVFFILIIVVPFLLGMYYSFTDWNGVSASINWVGFDNFVHIFTNDPKFQTAFWFTVRFTVVGVILTNVIGFFLAYFLTKPLKTRNILRTIFFMPNVIGGLLLGFIWQFIFVKGFSAVGDVTGWSFFNLPWLGDEPTAFWGIVIVFVWQTAGYLMVIYISSLTNVSPDLLEAAEIDGASRWQVLRSIILPLVMPGVTICLFLAISWSFKMFDLNLSLTKGGPFGSTESVALNIYNEAFVNNRYGIGTAKALIFFVIVAIITMIQVRLTKSKEVEA
- a CDS encoding cache domain-containing sensor histidine kinase is translated as MTKYYSIRTKLIAFMLIATTLPLLASMSMTFIQTKTALREQAVAENKRLIYQASTNLNNYIDNVARASLAVYNDPHFLRNLAKIPGDYRAVAEVYTTLQTIRSAVPDVFQLYLHSFAANQSTLITNPFPKREERKQAYSDSLHGQTNGNRQDIWIESAHASHTYGFKAASADDPSRTVITLHRVIMDIPSTERLGVLSIDLNMDSIATISSRLYDPAKEQIYIVDRHNQIIYQGNSQVSDSLVLNKQVAAELHDIRAGKVHFQTSTGHFEQEHSMYVYQQIGSSFADWTIIKQIPNETLYARANTLTWNNALIAIAALVMVIVATLFVSIRITGPLKQLMRYMNQIQAGRLHVDIRLTSRDEIGVLARHFRDMMDTVNNLILREYRLELANKTNQLRALQAQIHPHFLYNTLQSIGTLALQQQGQRAYALLSSLSKMLRYSMRDQTCVTLREEAEHARLYLELQQERFGERLEVNLNFAEDTLSVEMPRMTLQPLIENYFKHGADVQPGKGYISIHSHLTTDHWVKIHLENNGPSIPEEKLIEIREWFREELSTSEIVGKETDENESIGLRNVGQRLRLNSSTEHPAIIDINNKEPHGVQIIVKIYAGE
- a CDS encoding RidA family protein; this translates as MKKPISTDQAPGAIGPYSQAVDAGDFIYTSGQLGLNPQTGEFGADVQEQTRLSLSNVKAILEAAGTTMDNVVKTTVFLKDMNDFVPVNEVYSTFFTQPYPARSAVEVARLPKDALVEIEVIARK
- a CDS encoding arsenic resistance protein, whose translation is MMEKQQTWFYVAALLVGAGIGLGMPDWGSALVYTVSPVLACLLYSMFAQIPFLQLRESISNLRFIGALLVANFVAVPVLVWVLILVFPQTSAVSLGVYLVLLTPCIDYVIVFTQLGRGNEKLMLASTPMLFVVQMMMLPVYLWLFMGAEAAQIMQLGPFAEAFLFLIVIPLLLAICTQFVSKGRPMGEAVLNATAWLPVPLMALALIVVVTSQIGQVYEEWAIIVNVLPVYIAFMIVMPVLSRIIARMFRLDAGAGRALIFSASTRNSLVVLPLALALPAEWAAITAAVIVTQTIVELAGELIYIRVVPAVIIKD
- a CDS encoding oxidoreductase, with protein sequence MEKKAVVIGATGLVGGLLVDRLLKHSSYREVHVFVRRPLTLEHPKLKQHIVDWDQLHEAADWFTGVSDLYCCLGTTIKKAGSQENFRKVDYDYVVEAGKLAKQHGVTQMLVISSMGANADSRVFYSRTKGEMEDALTALGFNSLQIFRPSLILGDRNETRIGEQLGAYAMKLLDRWMTGKAAKYRAIPAATIAQAMINIALVGTRGHHVYSNEVIHVLGTEASVV